From a single Nostoc edaphicum CCNP1411 genomic region:
- the pstA gene encoding phosphate ABC transporter permease PstA, whose amino-acid sequence MATSYQDDDSFASGAEFTDNVDKRESLGKVFEVIFLIGLLIGIFVLALLLFDILGDGLGRFLSPGFLTDTPSRFPDQGGIRPAIVSSILLGLVVIFVTVPIGVGAALYLEEYAPKAWWTVVIEINISNLAGVPSIVYGLLGLGVFNYLLGFGPALISGALTLSLLSLPVIIVTSREAIRAVPDSLRNASYGLGVTKWKTISSHVIPYAVPGILTGVIISVSRAIGDAASLIVVGAVGFLTFDPGLFQRFMALPIQIYSYITRPEPGFASAAAATIIALLLLILALNGVAIYIRQRFSIR is encoded by the coding sequence ATGGCTACTAGTTATCAAGATGATGATTCCTTTGCATCGGGGGCAGAATTTACTGATAATGTTGACAAAAGGGAGAGCTTAGGAAAAGTATTTGAAGTCATTTTTTTGATCGGGTTGCTGATTGGAATATTTGTCTTAGCCTTGCTACTTTTTGATATTTTGGGAGACGGATTAGGTAGATTTTTGTCCCCAGGATTTCTCACAGATACCCCTTCTCGTTTTCCTGACCAAGGTGGTATCCGTCCTGCTATTGTTAGCAGCATCCTTTTGGGACTTGTTGTGATTTTTGTCACCGTTCCAATTGGTGTCGGCGCAGCTTTGTATCTCGAAGAATATGCACCCAAAGCTTGGTGGACAGTGGTTATTGAGATTAATATCAGTAATCTGGCGGGTGTACCTTCTATCGTCTATGGATTGCTGGGTTTAGGAGTTTTCAATTATTTGCTTGGCTTTGGCCCGGCTTTGATTTCTGGTGCGTTGACTTTATCTTTGTTGTCTTTACCAGTCATTATTGTCACCTCTAGAGAAGCAATTCGCGCCGTCCCGGATTCTTTGAGAAATGCTTCTTACGGCTTAGGTGTCACCAAATGGAAAACTATTAGCAGTCATGTCATACCTTATGCTGTTCCTGGTATTTTGACAGGGGTGATTATCTCTGTATCTCGTGCCATTGGTGATGCAGCATCTCTAATTGTTGTCGGTGCTGTAGGTTTTCTTACCTTTGACCCTGGTTTGTTCCAGAGATTTATGGCGTTACCCATTCAAATTTACAGTTACATAACTCGTCCTGAACCGGGTTTTGCTAGTGCAGCAGCCGCGACAATTATTGCGTTGTTACTCTTGATTTTAGCTCTCAATGGTGTAGCAATTTATATCCGGCAACGTTTTTCAATCCGTTAG